The proteins below come from a single Ictidomys tridecemlineatus isolate mIctTri1 chromosome 8, mIctTri1.hap1, whole genome shotgun sequence genomic window:
- the LOC101973070 gene encoding sodium-dependent glucose transporter 1B, whose protein sequence is MRRVISGHFAQRLSLDWSGHFETLLRWFTTVILYAAFLGLGTAIAILGPTFQDLARNVNRNISSLSEIFVGRAFGYMSGFVLSGILFDRMNHFLLLGVSLVVTTVCLYFIPFCKTAVLLIVMMSVMGVSFSILDTGGNVLILAIWGDEGAPHMQALHFSFALGAFLAPVLAKLALGTSVSAENHTEPAFQSPATNGSSEADSAPLFGLPDDMNLLWAYASTSTYIFIVSLFLFALFFKKSSRQEKSKPSAQGYRRAEYHKTLLCLLFLFFFFYVGGEVTYGSYVFSFATTHAGMEEHEAAGLNSIFWGTFAACRGLAIFFAACLQPGTMIVLSNIGSLASSLFLVLFNKSPLCLWIATSVYGASMAATFPSGVSWIEQYTTISGKSAAFILIGGALGQMAIPAVVGVVQGQYLDLPVVLYSCLGAALFTALIFPVMYKVATLPLDRQRKEDIKNKKQKALPYSPGI, encoded by the exons GGAACAGCAATTGCTATACTGGGACCTACGTTTCAAGATTTGGCAAGAAATGTGAACCGAAATATCAGCAgtctttctgaaatatttgtgGGTCGTGCTTTTGGATATATGAGCGGCTTTGTGCTTAGTGGCATTCTTTTTGACCGTATGaatcattttttacttttgg GAGTGTCACTGGTGGTCACCACAGTGTGTCTTTATTTTATCCCTTTCTGCAAGACAGCAGTGTTACTGATTGTCATGATGTCGGTCATGGGTGTTTCATTTAGCATTCTGGATACAG GTGGTAACGTCCTCATCTTGGCTATTTGGGGGGATGAAGGAGCCCCACACATGCAGGCCTTACACTTCAGTTTTGCCTTGGGTGCCTTTCTGGCTCCAGTTCTGGCTAAATTGGCACTGGGTACCTCAGTGTCTGCTGAAAACCACACAGAGCCTGCCTTTCAGTCTCCAGCCACCAACGGATCATCTGAAGCTGACTCAGCCCCTCTGTTTGGATTGCCTGATGACATGAATCTACTCTGGGCTTATGCTTCTACCAGCACTTATATTTTCATAGTGTCTCTCTttctgtttgctttgtttttcaagAAAAGCTCAAGGCAGGAAAAATCAAAACCATCTGCTCAGGGATATCGAAGAGCTGAATATCACAAGACCCttctctgcctccttttcttgttcttttttttttacgttGGAGGAGAGGTAACATATGGCTCTTATGTTTTCTCCTTTGCCACCACCCATGCTGGCATGGAAGAACATGAAGCAGCTGGGTTGAACTCCATCTTCTGGGGGACCTTTGCAGCCTGCAGAGGCCTGGCGATCTTCTTTGCTGCATGTCTACAGCCGGGCACCATGATTGTGTTGAGCAACATTGGCAGCCTGGCTTCATCTTTATTTCTGGTGCTTTTCAACAAGAGTCCACTCTGTCTCTGGATTGCCACTTCGGTGTATGGGGCCTCAATGGCAGCGACGTTTCCCAGTGGTGTTTCCTGGATTGAGCAATACACGACCATAAGTGGGAAATCTGCTGCATTTATTCTAATCGGTGGTGCCCTGGGACAAATGGCTATTCCTGCAGTAGTAGGTGTGGTTCAAGGACAATACCTGGATTTGCCAGTAGTTCTGTACTCCTGTTTGGGGGCAGCACTATTCACTGCTCTTATATTTCCTGTGATGTATAAAGTAGCCACCTTGCCTCTGGATCGCCAGCGAAAAGAAGACATCAAGAATAAGAAACAGAAAGCTTTGCCCTATAGTCCTGGGATATGA